The nucleotide window GCGCCGTGAAACCGGAGGCCGCCCCAGTCGCGGCGGTAGTAGAGGTCGTAGGTCGAGAGGCGGTTGTTCAGGTCCTTGGGAACGGTCGTCGAAAGGTCGACCGTGGTGGTCGGGTAGGTGAACTCGTTCGTGTCGGGGAGGCCGTTGCCATTGGTGTCGTGGGACGGGTCCCAGAACGGCGGGATCTGCGTCACGTGCGAGTGGCCGCTGTCGATGTCGAGGTGCCACCACGGAAGCTGAGAGGGCAGGACCGTGCTGCCACCGCCGGGGAAGGCGCGCTCGTAGCCGGTCGCGTGAAGGTCGTACGACCCGTCATGCAGACCGTTGTAGGTGAACAGGTACTGGCCCCGGCCACGGGGCAGCGTCCAGCCGACCGTGAACAGCCCGGCTTGGCTCCCGTTGAGCTGGACTTTGCTCGACGTCGAGGCGTCGGGGCCGCTCGACACGGGGTTCTCCAGGTCGTGGATCGTCGCCGGTCCACCCCTGACCTCGAGGTAGAGCGCGAAGTGGTCGCCGAAGAACGGCTCCTTCTGTTTCGGCGGCTCCGCGGGCGGGGTCGCTTCCGTCTTCTTGGGGGCTGGGTCTTCTGCGGCCGCGGGGCTGAACGCCACCCCGAGCGCCACGACGCACACAGCCACCACCCTCCGATACCCGATCATGCAACGCCCCCTGCGCTTCGCCCCGCACCACGGCTTCTCGAAGCCACTCGTCGGCCACACTACTGATACGAAAGTCTGCCTATATAGAGAAAAGACAGACGCCCGTCAAGCACGGCTCGGGTGTTCGGTGGTCTCGAGGCCGATTCGCGCTGCATGTGTGCAGTGTTATGATCCGCCCGCTTTGGGGACAGCCGCTCCATGCGCCGGCCGGACGTCCGAGCGATTTTCACGTCGCAGCGCGCTCCACACGCAGAAATGAGGGGGAGATGGACAAGCGTCTCGCGTTCGTCGTGGCCACCGCGGCGGCCCTAGCCGTCGGTCCGGCGTTCGGGTCGGGGTTCGCGTTCTACGAGCAGGGGGCGAAGGCCTCCGGCCAGGCCGGCGCCTGGGTCGCCCGTGCCGACGATGCGTCGGCCAATTGGTACAACCCTGCCGCCCTCGCGTTCATGAGCGGCCGCGAGCTTCAGTTCGGTGTGAACTACCTCGACGTCGGCTCCGACACGAAGCTCGTCACCGGCATCGGTACCTTCGACGCCATCAGCAACGTCGAGACGCCCGCGCAGATCTATTTCTCCCAGAAGATCAACGACCGCGTGGCGTGGGGGGTCGGGGTCAATAACCCGTTCGGCCTGGCGACCGAGTGGCCGTCGCCCGTATCGCAGTTCAGCAAGCGCGCGGAGTTGGTCACCTACCTGATCAACCCCAACATTGCTTTCAAGCTCCACGAGTACTGGTCGCTCGGAATCGGGCTCGACTACCTGACGGCCGAGGTCCATGAATTCTCGCGGGACATCGCCGTTCCGCCAACGACGAGCAACCTGACCGGCGAGGGCGATGCGATCGGCTACAACGCCGCGCTCGCCTTCCGGCATGCCGGGTTCTCGATCGCGGGGACGTACCGGTCGGGGTTCACGCCGAAGATCAACGGTCAGATCCGCTTCAGCGGCGCGGCGGGGAACCTCTTCAACTCCTCCGCGACGGCGGCAATCGACCTTCCCTCCGAGGCCACCATCGCGGTTGCCTGGTCGACCAAGCGGTTCGACGTCGAGACCGATGCCTATCACACGGCGTGGAACTCGTTCCAGAGCCTCATCATCCAAACGCCGAGCCCGCTGACGTCGGTGTCGCTCGTCGAGAACTGGAAGGCGGTGTGGGCCTACCGGCTCGGCCTCGCGTTCCGGATCGACCAAGAAGGCCACCACGAGATCCGCGCCGGCGCCTACGTCGACCAGTCGCCGGTCCCCACCCAATACCTCCGTCCCTCGATTCCCGACTCCGACCGGACCGGCTACAGCCTGGGCTATGGATGGCAGGGGAAAAAGTTCGGCATCGATGTCTATGCGATGCGCCTCGACTTCGACGACGTGACGGCGACCGGCACGCCGGCCGACGGCGTTCTCCCAGGCACCTACCAAACGTCGATCAACCTGTTCGGCGGCACCTTCAAGTACCGATTCTGACCTTGCAGTGGCGGCGTCGGTCCCATCCTCGATCTTCGACGGACTGACGTCGACCGCCCGGCCGGAGGTGCGCGTGCGCACCTCGTCCGGATGGGACGACGGGGGTGCCGCCTTCGGCTCCGACGTCCGCGCGCTCGCCGCGGCGATGATCGGCTACGGCCTCGCCCCCGCCGGACGGGTGGCTGTCCTTGGACAGGCGGGAGCCGACGCCCTCCGAGCCGAGCTGGCGGTTCTCGTCGCCGGCGGTTGCCTCGTCTCGCCGGATCCCGCTCTCGGTGAGCGCGGCCTCGCGCACGCCCTCGCCGCATCCGAGGTCGTACAGGCGATCGCCTGCGACGAGCGCCATCTCGCGTTCCTGCTCGCCCTGAGGCCCGAGCTGCCCAGCCTCGAGCTCATCCTGCTCATGCGGGCGCAGCCGTCCGAGAGGAGACCGGCGGCGTTGCTCGTCTCTTCCGCCGTCGCGGCCGGCCACGCACACCTCGAGCGAGAGCCCGAGATGCTCCGCGCGGCGCTCGCGTCGGCGAAGCCGTCGGATCCGGCGGTCCTGTACTGGCGAGTCGCCGGCGCATCCGAGGCGCTGTCTCGGTCAGGCCTGGCGACGCTCACGGAGAGGATCGTCTCCGCGGTCGAGCCTGGGCGCGGACGGCCTGTCCTCGTCGCTGTCGAGGCCGGAAGCCCTGTGCGTCTCGCCGCCGCGGTGGCGATCGGCGATCGCGACGGGTCGCTCCTCCTCGCGGACGCGCTCGAGCGCCCCGACACCGGCCTCGACGAGAGGCCCGTACGGTCTGCGCTCCTCTCGACTCACGCCCTTTCTCGTCTGGCCCAGGCTTGGCAGGACGACATCGCCCGCCGCGGCTGGCCGTCCCGGGCCGTCGCGCGCTGGTCGCTGCGACAGCAGGGGGACGGCTGGAAGCGCCGCCTGGCCGAACTCCTGACGCTACGAACTTTGCGCTCGCGGCTCGGAAACGAGATCGGCCATCTCGACGTGGTACGCCAAAAGCCCGCGCGACTCGATCCGAGCACGGATTCGTTTTTCGAAGTCGTCGGCCTTCCGGTGCGGGAGTTGGCGGGCGACGTCCCGCTGCTGCCTGGCCCGGCGATTGCACCGTCGGCATGACCGGAGAGTGCCCAACATGCGCCGGACACAAGGTATTTTTGTCGCGTCGCTCGCCATCCTCATGGCGGGTCTGCCTGCCGGGGCCGACGGGCCCGCCGCGGATCCGGCGCTGACCGCCGCGGCGCAACCCACGCCGCCCGTCCCAGGCAAGAAGCTCGACGACGCGACGATCGAGCGCATCCTCAAGCTCCAGGATCAGGAAGAGGTCGCGGTGCGTGTCGTCCTGATTCCGGCGAGCGTCGAGGACAAGCACGGCCGCGTCGTCACGGGTCTCAAGGCGAACGATTTCCAGCTCTCCGACGAGAAGGTCCCCCAGCAGATCAAGTACTTCTCGATCGAGAACGACGCTCCGGTCGCGATCGCGTTCGTGCTCGACGTTTCCGGCAGCATGCGCCAGAGCGGCAAGCTGGACGCCGCAAAAGAAGCGATCCGCTTCTTCGTCGATCAGCTCCGCCCGCAGGACCGTTTCGCGCTGATCTGTTTCGCCGACGAGCAGGTGTCGTGGGTCACGCAGTTCACCTCCGATCGCACCGTGTTCCTGGAGCGTTTGGCGGTGCAGGAGGGGTACGGACAGACCGCGCTCAACGACGCGGTCGCCGCCACGCCGAAGCTCGTCGACGAGGCGTCGACCGGCCGGAAGGCGATCGTCCTCATCACCGATGGCGTCGACAACGCGAGCAAGCTGACGGTCTACGATGCGGTCAAGACCGCGCGCCACGTCGAGGTGCCGATCTACTCGATCGGCTTCTCGACCCTCCCCTGGGAGACCAACAGGAAGCCCACGGATCTGACCACGAACATGGGCGTGCTCAAGATGTTCGCGGATGAAACCGGGGGCGACACTTTCGTGGTCCAGGATCCCGACGAGATGAAGGAGGCGGTCGACAAGATCTCGACCAGCCTGCGTTACCAATACCTGATCGGGTACTCGCCCGGCCTGCAGCGGTGGGATGGCCACTTCCGCTCGATCCAGCTCCAGGCCAGGAACGGCCGTTACGTCGTCAAGACCCGCAAGGGGTACTACGCGAACCCGTGACGGGTTAAGTTCCCGCCCCACGTAAATCTGACACTCCCGCCGCGCCGCAGAGGCGTCACTCGGGCCTTCTAACCCCGGGAAATCCCACGAATTTGTAAGTAGGACGACGCTTTCGTGATGGCACGTCCCTTGAGAATAGTCCGGATGCGGTCCGGAACTGGACGGGATGCCATTGCGAGAAATCGAGCAAATTTGTAAAGTTGGAGCGCGATTCCAAGCCGTGGAGCCGTTCGGAGCGGCGCGCAACACGTTTCACCGTCACGCGACGACGCCTGGTGGCGTCGGCGACGGTCAAGTCGAAGGAGCGAAAAATATGCACAAGAGGTTGGGTTGGGCAGTCGCGGGCGTGGCGGTGGTTTCGCTGATCTCGGCGAACGGCTGCGTCACGAAGAAGGTCTGGAGACAGAACGTCGAGGCGACCGACACCCGGATCAAGGGCGTCGAGAGCGGGCTCGAGACTCAGGAGAAGCGGACGTCGGATCTCGCCAAGGACACGGACACCAAGATCACCGAGGTCAAGGCCACGGCGGACAAGGGCGTCGAGATCGGCAACCAGGCGATGAGCACGGCGCAGGACGCTCAGAAGCTCGCCCGCGGGAAGATCCTCTGGACGACGACCCTGTCGGACGACAGCGTCAAGTTCAAGTTCGACGGCGACAAGATCCCCGACGACGCCCAGGCGATCCTCAACGACCTCGCCTCGAAGGTGAAGGGCCTCGACAAGACGGTCTACCTCGAGATCGAGGGCCACACCGACAACATCGGCAGCGACACCTACAACGAGAAGCTCGGTGAGATGCGCGCCGAGGCGGTGCGGAACTACCTGGCCGAGACCGGCGGGATTCCGCTCCACGCGATGAACGTTATCTCGTACGGCGAGACCAAGCCGGTGGCGGCGAACAACACCGCCGACGGCCGCGCGAAGAACCGCCGCGTCGTCATCCGCGTCCTCGAGTAGACACGATCGGATCCTCAAGGGCCGGCTCCGTGGCTATGTCACACGGGCCGGCCCTTCGTGTGTCCGGCGCTGGTAAATTGCAGACATGAAACGCGATTTCGTCGATCGACTCTCCGAGAGGATCATCCTCTTCGACGGCGCCATGGGAACGCGTCTCTACGATCTCGGCGTGTTCCTGAACAAATGCTTCGACGAGCTGAACCTCTCGAACGCAGGCCTCGTCGAGACGGTGCACCGTTCCTATGTCGCGGCGGGCGCCGACGTCATCGAGACGAACACCTTCGGCGCCAACCGTCTCAAGCTCGACAAGCACGGGCTCGGCGACCAGGTCGCCGCGATCAACGCGCAGGGCGCGCGACTCGCGCGCAAGGCGGCGGGTGAAGACGCCCTCGTCGCGGGTGCGATCGGCCCGCTCGGCGTCCGTATCGAGCCGTGGGGACCGACCTCGGTCGACGAGGCGATCGCCATCTTCAGCGAGCAGGCCGCCGGTCTCGCCGAAGGCGGGATCGATCTCTTCTCCGTCGAGACGTTCTACGACCTGGCCGAGGTCGAGGCCGCGGTCCTCGGGATCCGCCGTGTCTCATCCCTTCCGATCGTGGCCCACATGACCCTCGAGGACGACGGAAGCAGCCTCGAGGGGGTTGCGCCGGAAGTGTTCGGACCGCGTCTCGCCGCCCTTCCGGTCCAGGCGGTCGGCGTGAACTGCTCCGTCGGCCCCGCCGCGATGCTCGACGCCGTCGAGCGGATGGCGACCGCGGTGAGCCTCCCGATCGCGGCGCAGCCGAACGCCGGCAAGCCTCGCGCGGTCGACAACCGGAACCTCTACCTCTGCAGCCCCGAGTACATGGCGGTCTACGCCAAGCGCTTCATCGAAGCCGGCGTGCGAATCCTGGGGGGCTGCTGCGGCACGACACCCGACCACATCAAGGCGATCCGTGGTGCGGTGCGCGCCGTGTCACCCGCGCGTCGCACGTTTGCCGTCGTCGCGCCGTCGGCCGGCGCGCAGGCGAGCGTCCCGCCGGTCCCGGTCGCCGAGCGATCGCGCCTCGCGGCGTCGATCGCCGCGGGGAAGTTCGTCGTCAGCGTCGAGATGCTGCCGCCGAGGGGCCACGATCTCTCGAAGAACCTCGCGGGAGCGGTCGCGCTCCAAGCCGCCGGCGTCGACGCGATCAACATCCCGGACGGGCCGCGCGCTTCCGCCAGGATGAGCCCGATGGCGATGGCGGTGAGCCTCGAGCGCCAGGTCGGGATCGAGACGATCATCCACTACTGCTGCCGGGACCGGAACCTCCTCGGCATGCAGTCCGATCTGCTCGGCGCGCACGCCCTCGGGCTTCGCAACGTGCTCATCATCACCGGCGATCCGCCGAAGCTCGGCGACTACCCCGACGCCACCGCCGTTTTCGACGTCGACAGCATCGGCCTCACGAATATGGTCACGCGCCTGAACGGCGGGCACGACGTCGGCGGCAACGCGATCGGCGATCCGACTTCGTTCTTCGTCGGCTGCGGCGTGAATCCGGGCTCGCCCGACCTCGATCGCGAGATCGCGCGATTCGAGTGGAAGGTCGATGCCGGCGCGCAATTCTGCATCACCCAACCGGTCTTCGACGTCGAGGCGCTCCTCAGGTTCCTCGAGCGGATCGGCCCCGCGAAGATCCCGATCATCGCGGGCGTGTGGCCGCTCGCCTCGTTCCGCAACGCGGAGTTCATGAACAACGAAGTCCCCGGCGTCAGCGTGCCCGACGCAGTGCTCGAGCGGATGCGCCGCGCCGACACGAAGGAAAAGGCCCGCATCGAAGGGATCGCGATCGCGCGCGAGACGCTCGCCGCGTTGCTCTCCATCGTGCAAGGCACGCAGATTTCCGCGCCGTTCGGGCGCTACCAGACCGCGCTCGATGTGGCCGAAGCGATCCCCGCGGAGAAGCGCACTGGAATTTCGCCCGCGCGGACCGAATGATTGACCACACCACCAAGGAGGAACGCACCATGACTGCACGAAGGGCCCAGGTCGTCGCCGCCTCGCTCGTCGCGCTGGCGGCGCTGGCCTCTGCCGGCTGCGGCCACCACGACGATGCGCCGGCGCCCGATGCCGCCGCCCAGACGGCGACACCGCCGGCGGCGCAGCCGCCCGCAGAGGCAGCTCCGGCAACGCCGCAACCCGCACCCGCACCTCAGACGCAAGCACAAGCACCCGCCCCCAAGCACGAGAAGCACGAGACCACGGCCGCCCCGACGGCCGCTCCGGCGGCCGTCGCGGAAGCGTCGAAGCCGGCGCCGCCGCCCGAGCCGATCGTCAAGACTCTTCCGGCCGGGACCGGTCTCAACATCCAGCTCGTCAGCGCGGCGTCCAGCAAGACCAGCCAGATCGGTGACGCGATCCGCGCCAAGCTCACGCAGGCGATCGAGCTCGATGGCATGACGGTCGTCCCTGCCGGCGCGACGATCAGCGGCACGATCACCGAGGCGCACGCCCTGAGCAAGATCGGAGGCCAGGCGCTCCTCGGCGTGAAGTTCGACACGCTCGAGCTCGCCGAGGGTCACAGCGTGCCGATCGTCGCGAGCATCGAGCAGAAGGGGAAGAGCGAGACCGGCAAGGACGCCGGAACGATTGCCGGCGCCACCGCCGGCGGTGCTCTTCTCGGGAGGCTCCTGAGCAAGCACGACAAGACCAAAGGCACGCTCATCGGCGCCGCCGTCGGCGCCGCGGCGGGTACCGGCGCCGCCGCCGCGACCAAGGGCCAGGAGGTCGAATGGCCCGCCGGATCGACCCTGGCGCTCAAGCTCGAGGAGAACGCCACGGTGACCGTGCAGCGGTAACCCTGTCACGCTCGGAGGTCTCGCACGTCCCACCCCGGGGACAGCGGGAGGGAAAGGGCCGGGAAATCCCGGCCCTTTTTCCTTGGTGGCGCTTGGCCTGCCCGTTGCACCCTCAATGACTTCGAGCGCCGCGCGCGCGATCGGAGGACGAGCGATGAGACGAAGCCTCGTGTTCGCCGCATGCATCACCGCCGCATGTCTGACCGCCGGTTCGGCGTCGGCGGCGCCTGCCGGGTCGTCCGGGGCGTTCACCTTCCGTCTCGGCGGGTTCTTTCCGAGCGGCGACAGCGATTTCTGGAGGGCGAACGAGGCGGCGTTCACGCTCGACCACAGCGATTTCGACGGGATCATCGGCGGCGTCGGCTACACCGGCGCCGTGAACAACTACTTCGAAGTCGGCGGCAACATCGACTTCTACAACGAGGTCGTCCGCTCCGCCGATCGGAATTTCAGCGATTCCATCGGCAACCCGATCTTCCACGACACGCGCCTCTACGAGGTGCCGCTCACGCTCGATCTCAAGTTCCTTCCCACGGGGCGCTACGCGCGCCGCGGTACGGGCGGCAATCATTACGTGCGCCATCCGGTGCCGTACATCGGCGGCGGGATCGGCGCGGTGTACTGGCAGTACGAGGAGCAGGGCGACTTCGTCGCCACGGATCTCTCGATCGTCTACTCGCGATTCGTCGACTCGGGGGTCGAGTTCGAGCAGCACGCGTTCGCGGGGCTCGAGTTCCCGGTCTCTCCGAACTGGGGGATCACGCTCGAAGGGCGCTACGCGTGGTGCGACACCGCGGTGGGCGGTAGCTTCTCGACGCTGTCGCCTCCACCCGGGCGGCTCGAGCTGGGCGGCTTCTCGTTCTTCGTCGGAGGCGCGCTGCGCTTCTAGCGCTGTAGGGTGTCTTGAGGCAGCGTCTCGCCGAGGAGGGCGGCCACCTTCTTTACGAGCGACTCGCCCATGTTCATCCCCTTGATGACGGCGTCGTCGATCCCCATCGCCTGGAGCTTCTTCCAGCCTTCGCCGTACATCTCGGATTCGTCCTGGGCGGTGAACACGAGCACGGGGCAAACCTTCCCCGGCAACTCGCGGAGGAGCCGGAGCCCGTCCTGGCCCCCCTCGAGCGTCAGGTCGAGGAGGAGCAGGTGGATCCCGCCCTGGGCGAGGAAGCTCTTCGCCTCGGCGACGGTCTTCGCGTGCTTCACCTCATACCGTTCCGCGAGCGCGTCGCGGGCGATCTGGGCGAAGTACTCCATGTCCTCGACGATGAGCACCGTCGGGCGCGCGCCCGTCTCGCGCCGCGTTTCGGCCGACGGCGTGAAGTGGAGGCCGCAGCGCGGGCAGCACACCTCTCCCACGGGAGCCGCGATCGCAGCCGGCGCGGGAGCCGGCGCGGGAGCTGGCGCCGGAGGGGCGGCGGGAACCGCATCCGCGGCTTCCGCCGCGATCGGCCGCGGATGGAGGACGATCGTCGCGCCGCAGGCCTGGCAGGCGACGAACCCGCCTTCGAGCGGCAGCTTCGCCTCGTCGACCAGATAGCCCTTCCCGCAGCCCGCGCAGCGGATCTCGACCTTCACCGGCGGACCTGCGCGACCGACTGGAAGTACGGCATCGGATCGACCGGGTGGTTCTCGAGGCGCAGCTCGAAGTGGCAGTGCTCGGTCGTCGCGTTTCCGGTGCGGCCGACGTGCGCGATCGGCTCACCCTTCGTGACCGAGTCGCCGGTGTGGACGATGAGCGAGATCGCGTGCGCGTAAAGCGACTGTACGCCGTCGCCATGGTCGAGGATCACCATGTTGCCGTAGCCGCTCGCGGTGTGCCCGGCGAAGGCGACGACGCCGTCGCGCGTGGCGAGGATGTCCTGGCCCTTGAGGCCGCGGATGTCGACGCCTGCATGGATGTGATGCCGCCGCGGCTCGCCGAACGGGCGCATGAACTCGCCGCCCTCGACCGGCCACATGTACGACCCGGCGGTCGTGATCGGAAGCGTCGCGGGCGGACGCGAGCCGGGGAGCGGTGCCGGGAACGGCGCGACGTCGATCGTCGCGCGGGCACCCGGAATGAAGATCGGGGTCCCGACGTCGACGCGCGTGGGATCGGCGATGTTGTTCACGCGGGCGATCGTCTCGAGCGGCACGTCGTAGGCGCGCGCGATACGCCAGAGCGTTTGCCCCGGCTGCACGACGTGCATGACGCCGTCCTCGGACTCACCCGCCTCCGTAGGGGCCGCCTCGCTCGAGGGAGCGGCCGGAGCCGTCACCGCGGCGATCGAAGCCGCCTCCGGTACCTTCGGCGCGACCTCTTGCACGGGAACGTTCGCGGAAGCTCGATGGGTGGTGCCGGCGCAACCGCTCACGGCCAAAGCCGCCGCCGCCAGAAGGCACCTCGCGCGCATCGGCGGGAAGTCTAGGTCCCGGCTGCCGCCGAGACAATCCTTAAACGCTGTGCGTGCGGGATCCGTTCGGCATCAGCCCGACAGACTCCAGCACCTCTGCATTCGAATTACGGAGTTGCGACAGGGAGCGACGAAAAACGCGCACCGAGTTCTATTCCCGCTCGAGCCGCCCCGCCGGCGCTCCCGGTCTGCGGCCCCGCCCCGCCTGGGCTACAATCCGTGGTTCCGTGGAGGTGGTTTCGATGAACCGACCGAAGACGCTCGCAGCGGTCACCCTTTCGGCGGCGCTCCTCGCCGCCGTGGCGGCCAGCCGGGCCCAGACGCTGACCCAGGCTCCGGCCGCCGCACCGCCCGCCGCGCCCGGCCTCGCCGCCGTAGCCGTGGTCCAATTCGGTGAAGCCCTCCCGGCCGCGAAGTTCGCGAACATGAACTCAGCCCCCGGCCAACCGGCAAGCGTCGATCTCGCCACCTATCTCGGCAAGAAGCCGATGGTCTTCATCTACTGGATGGCCAACAATCCGCGCTCCGAGAAGATCCTCCAAGAGACGCAGGCCGTGTGTGACGCCGCCGGCGAGAAGGTCGTCTGCCTCTCGTTTGCCGCTCCGCCGTACGGCTCGTCCGACACCACGCCTCTCAAGACCCGCGTCGGCGAGCTGAAGCTCAAGACGCCGGTCCTCTACGACGAAGGCTTCCGCGTTCTCCAGGAGCTGGCCGTCCACTCGGTCCCCAACATCGCGATCGTCGACATCGAAGGGAAGCTGCGTCTCTCCAACGGCGGCAGCCTCAAGCAGACCCTCGAATACAAGCTCGACGTCGAGGGCGCGATCAAGCGCGTCGCCTCGACCGGCAAGCTCGGCACCTACGGCCTCCTTCAGCAGTACTACCCGGTCACCGAGCTCGTCGGCAAGAAGTGCCCCGACTTCGACGCCCCGCTTCTGAGTGACGGGGTCTCGCGCAGCTTCAACTCCATGCTCTCCACGACGAAGCTCAACGTCCTCGTCTTCTGGTCGGTCGATTGCCCCCACTGCAAGGCGAGCCTTCCCAAGCTCAACGACTGGCTCAAGGGCCATCAAGACGGGATGAACGTCATCGGCGCCGCGCGCGTCACCGACGACGCCACGAAGACCCGCACCGCCGAGTACTGCCGCATCAGCGGCTTCGTCTTCCCCACCTTCGTCGACAAGGACATGGTGATCGGCGGCCAGTACCAGGTGATCTCGACACCCACCATCGTCGTCATCCGCCCCGACGGCGTCGTCGACTCCGTCCTCCTCTCCGGCGAAACCGACCTCGGCCAAGCCCTCGAAGCGAAGAAGCGCGAGCTGCTCAAGACGCCGGGGCCGAAGGGCTAGGCTCGCCGACACGCTTC belongs to Candidatus Polarisedimenticolaceae bacterium and includes:
- a CDS encoding AMP-binding protein — protein: MAASVPSSIFDGLTSTARPEVRVRTSSGWDDGGAAFGSDVRALAAAMIGYGLAPAGRVAVLGQAGADALRAELAVLVAGGCLVSPDPALGERGLAHALAASEVVQAIACDERHLAFLLALRPELPSLELILLMRAQPSERRPAALLVSSAVAAGHAHLEREPEMLRAALASAKPSDPAVLYWRVAGASEALSRSGLATLTERIVSAVEPGRGRPVLVAVEAGSPVRLAAAVAIGDRDGSLLLADALERPDTGLDERPVRSALLSTHALSRLAQAWQDDIARRGWPSRAVARWSLRQQGDGWKRRLAELLTLRTLRSRLGNEIGHLDVVRQKPARLDPSTDSFFEVVGLPVRELAGDVPLLPGPAIAPSA
- a CDS encoding response regulator, whose translation is MKVEIRCAGCGKGYLVDEAKLPLEGGFVACQACGATIVLHPRPIAAEAADAVPAAPPAPAPAPAPAPAAIAAPVGEVCCPRCGLHFTPSAETRRETGARPTVLIVEDMEYFAQIARDALAERYEVKHAKTVAEAKSFLAQGGIHLLLLDLTLEGGQDGLRLLRELPGKVCPVLVFTAQDESEMYGEGWKKLQAMGIDDAVIKGMNMGESLVKKVAALLGETLPQDTLQR
- a CDS encoding M23 family metallopeptidase, with product MRARCLLAAAALAVSGCAGTTHRASANVPVQEVAPKVPEAASIAAVTAPAAPSSEAAPTEAGESEDGVMHVVQPGQTLWRIARAYDVPLETIARVNNIADPTRVDVGTPIFIPGARATIDVAPFPAPLPGSRPPATLPITTAGSYMWPVEGGEFMRPFGEPRRHHIHAGVDIRGLKGQDILATRDGVVAFAGHTASGYGNMVILDHGDGVQSLYAHAISLIVHTGDSVTKGEPIAHVGRTGNATTEHCHFELRLENHPVDPMPYFQSVAQVRR
- a CDS encoding VWA domain-containing protein gives rise to the protein MRRTQGIFVASLAILMAGLPAGADGPAADPALTAAAQPTPPVPGKKLDDATIERILKLQDQEEVAVRVVLIPASVEDKHGRVVTGLKANDFQLSDEKVPQQIKYFSIENDAPVAIAFVLDVSGSMRQSGKLDAAKEAIRFFVDQLRPQDRFALICFADEQVSWVTQFTSDRTVFLERLAVQEGYGQTALNDAVAATPKLVDEASTGRKAIVLITDGVDNASKLTVYDAVKTARHVEVPIYSIGFSTLPWETNRKPTDLTTNMGVLKMFADETGGDTFVVQDPDEMKEAVDKISTSLRYQYLIGYSPGLQRWDGHFRSIQLQARNGRYVVKTRKGYYANP
- a CDS encoding glycine zipper 2TM domain-containing protein, coding for MTARRAQVVAASLVALAALASAGCGHHDDAPAPDAAAQTATPPAAQPPAEAAPATPQPAPAPQTQAQAPAPKHEKHETTAAPTAAPAAVAEASKPAPPPEPIVKTLPAGTGLNIQLVSAASSKTSQIGDAIRAKLTQAIELDGMTVVPAGATISGTITEAHALSKIGGQALLGVKFDTLELAEGHSVPIVASIEQKGKSETGKDAGTIAGATAGGALLGRLLSKHDKTKGTLIGAAVGAAAGTGAAAATKGQEVEWPAGSTLALKLEENATVTVQR
- a CDS encoding outer membrane protein transport protein, yielding MDKRLAFVVATAAALAVGPAFGSGFAFYEQGAKASGQAGAWVARADDASANWYNPAALAFMSGRELQFGVNYLDVGSDTKLVTGIGTFDAISNVETPAQIYFSQKINDRVAWGVGVNNPFGLATEWPSPVSQFSKRAELVTYLINPNIAFKLHEYWSLGIGLDYLTAEVHEFSRDIAVPPTTSNLTGEGDAIGYNAALAFRHAGFSIAGTYRSGFTPKINGQIRFSGAAGNLFNSSATAAIDLPSEATIAVAWSTKRFDVETDAYHTAWNSFQSLIIQTPSPLTSVSLVENWKAVWAYRLGLAFRIDQEGHHEIRAGAYVDQSPVPTQYLRPSIPDSDRTGYSLGYGWQGKKFGIDVYAMRLDFDDVTATGTPADGVLPGTYQTSINLFGGTFKYRF
- a CDS encoding TlpA disulfide reductase family protein, which codes for MNRPKTLAAVTLSAALLAAVAASRAQTLTQAPAAAPPAAPGLAAVAVVQFGEALPAAKFANMNSAPGQPASVDLATYLGKKPMVFIYWMANNPRSEKILQETQAVCDAAGEKVVCLSFAAPPYGSSDTTPLKTRVGELKLKTPVLYDEGFRVLQELAVHSVPNIAIVDIEGKLRLSNGGSLKQTLEYKLDVEGAIKRVASTGKLGTYGLLQQYYPVTELVGKKCPDFDAPLLSDGVSRSFNSMLSTTKLNVLVFWSVDCPHCKASLPKLNDWLKGHQDGMNVIGAARVTDDATKTRTAEYCRISGFVFPTFVDKDMVIGGQYQVISTPTIVVIRPDGVVDSVLLSGETDLGQALEAKKRELLKTPGPKG
- a CDS encoding OmpA family protein — translated: MHKRLGWAVAGVAVVSLISANGCVTKKVWRQNVEATDTRIKGVESGLETQEKRTSDLAKDTDTKITEVKATADKGVEIGNQAMSTAQDAQKLARGKILWTTTLSDDSVKFKFDGDKIPDDAQAILNDLASKVKGLDKTVYLEIEGHTDNIGSDTYNEKLGEMRAEAVRNYLAETGGIPLHAMNVISYGETKPVAANNTADGRAKNRRVVIRVLE
- a CDS encoding bifunctional homocysteine S-methyltransferase/methylenetetrahydrofolate reductase, producing MKRDFVDRLSERIILFDGAMGTRLYDLGVFLNKCFDELNLSNAGLVETVHRSYVAAGADVIETNTFGANRLKLDKHGLGDQVAAINAQGARLARKAAGEDALVAGAIGPLGVRIEPWGPTSVDEAIAIFSEQAAGLAEGGIDLFSVETFYDLAEVEAAVLGIRRVSSLPIVAHMTLEDDGSSLEGVAPEVFGPRLAALPVQAVGVNCSVGPAAMLDAVERMATAVSLPIAAQPNAGKPRAVDNRNLYLCSPEYMAVYAKRFIEAGVRILGGCCGTTPDHIKAIRGAVRAVSPARRTFAVVAPSAGAQASVPPVPVAERSRLAASIAAGKFVVSVEMLPPRGHDLSKNLAGAVALQAAGVDAINIPDGPRASARMSPMAMAVSLERQVGIETIIHYCCRDRNLLGMQSDLLGAHALGLRNVLIITGDPPKLGDYPDATAVFDVDSIGLTNMVTRLNGGHDVGGNAIGDPTSFFVGCGVNPGSPDLDREIARFEWKVDAGAQFCITQPVFDVEALLRFLERIGPAKIPIIAGVWPLASFRNAEFMNNEVPGVSVPDAVLERMRRADTKEKARIEGIAIARETLAALLSIVQGTQISAPFGRYQTALDVAEAIPAEKRTGISPARTE